The Kitasatospora paranensis genome has a window encoding:
- a CDS encoding GNAT family N-acetyltransferase: MNPLVNAPVILQAAATPSAPALVLRPWSVEDVGALVEACRDPALRRWTSHVVDDEADGVRWVRAQQLGRVTGDRLSFAVMEVQPGTSAHRLAGHVVLRGATSGKPAAEVGYWTAAHARGRGVAPRALEALTGWAFDTFGADGLERLELVHQVDNVASCRVAQKSGYAVDRVLSAEPPAYPRDGHLHLRHRAARVGGGA, from the coding sequence ATGAATCCCCTCGTCAATGCCCCCGTCATCCTTCAGGCGGCCGCGACGCCGTCCGCTCCTGCTCTCGTCCTTCGCCCCTGGTCCGTGGAGGATGTCGGTGCGCTGGTCGAGGCGTGCCGGGATCCCGCCCTGCGGCGCTGGACGAGCCATGTCGTGGACGACGAGGCCGACGGTGTGCGATGGGTGCGTGCCCAGCAGCTGGGCCGGGTGACGGGGGACCGCCTCAGCTTCGCGGTGATGGAGGTGCAACCCGGCACCTCCGCACACCGGTTGGCGGGCCATGTGGTCCTCAGGGGTGCCACCTCCGGCAAGCCCGCCGCGGAGGTCGGCTACTGGACCGCGGCGCACGCTCGCGGCAGGGGAGTGGCGCCCCGAGCGCTGGAGGCACTCACCGGCTGGGCCTTCGACACGTTCGGGGCCGACGGGCTGGAGCGCCTCGAACTCGTCCACCAGGTGGACAATGTGGCCTCCTGCCGCGTCGCGCAGAAGAGCGGCTACGCCGTGGACAGGGTCCTTTCTGCCGAGCCACCCGCCTACCCCCGTGACGGTCACCTGCACCTGCGCCACCGAGCGGCCCGCGTCGGCGGCGGTGCCTGA